In Nymphaea colorata isolate Beijing-Zhang1983 chromosome 13, ASM883128v2, whole genome shotgun sequence, one DNA window encodes the following:
- the LOC116266993 gene encoding serine/threonine-protein kinase-like protein At3g51990, giving the protein MQRYNYKELEAATGGFSLENLIGKGSHGCVYKATLRGGQVVAVKKVSTGLQLLEDLTKVENELQILSSLPRRCLHFVDLLGVAGDSPTEQRLVIMELMPNGTLHDVLHSGKSTLTSSPSQPRPLTWHRRAVIALEIAKAIDFLHQMRPPVVHRDIKSSNVLFDENWRPRVGDFGLAVRKKRAAADVNWAGGHDRSGGSSPAGTIGYLDPMYTSPAKLSTKNDVFSYGVLLLEMMSCRRAVDVEHEPAFLVEWARALMEQGRAAEICDPRIEPPDIDLFIRPVLDIASRCVSLKEHSRPSMKQVVAELKVVVNNVRFPLLSCFSSNGFFPWRRKRSSAAGKCAGVPATIRRSSKTGERVRRIICKNQEEEMGMVV; this is encoded by the coding sequence ATGCAAAGGTATAACTACAAGGAGTTGGAGGCTGCGACGGGGGGATTTTCTCTGGAGAATCTGATCGGAAAGGGCAGCCATGGCTGCGTTTACAAGGCCACCCTCCGGGGAGGTCAGGTGGTCGCTGTGAAGAAGGTCTCCACGGGATTGCAGCTCCTGGAGGACCTCACCAAGGTGGAGAACGAGCTTCAgattctctcctctctccccaGAAGGTGCCTCCACTTCGTCGACCTGTTAGGCGTGGCCGGCGACTCCCCCACCGAGCAGAGGCTCGTGATCATGGAGTTGATGCCCAATGGGACTCTTCACGACGTTCTCCACTCCGGCAAGTCGACCTTGACCTCGTCGCCGTCGCAGCCGAGGCCGCTCACGTGGCACCGGCGGGCCGTGATCGCCCTCGAGATAGCGAAGGCCATCGATTTCTTGCATCAGATGCGGCCCCCCGTCGTTCACAGAGACATCAAGTCGTCGAACGTCCTGTTCGACGAGAATTGGAGGCCGAGAGTCGGCGATTTCGGGCTCGCAGTCAGGAAAAAGAGGGCGGCGGCCGATGTCAATTGGGCAGGCGGCCACGATCGCTCCGGTGGCAGCTCGCCAGCGGGCACCATCGGCTACCTGGACCCTATGTACACCTCCCCCGCCAAGCTCAGCACCAAGAACGACGTCTTCAGCTACGGCGTCCTGCTTCTGGAGATGATGAGTTGCCGGAGGGCGGTGGACGTCGAGCACGAGCCCGCCTTCCTGGTGGAGTGGGCGCGGGCGTTGATGGAGCAGGGCCGGGCGGCAGAGATCTGCGACCCCAGAATCGAACCCCCCGACATCGACCTGTTCATCCGGCCGGTGCTGGACATCGCGTCGAGGTGCGTCTCGCTGAAGGAGCACAGCAGACCTTCCATGAAGCAGGTAGTAGCGGAGCTCAAAGTCGTCGTCAACAACGTGAGGTTCCCCCTGCTCTCCTGCTTCTCAAGCAACGGGTTCTTCCCgtggaggagaaaaagaagctCTGCTGCCGGCAAATGCGCCGGAGTTCCGGCTACCATTCGGAGGAGCTCTAAAACGGGCGAAAGAGTGAGGAGAATAATCTGCAAGAATCAGGAGGAGGAAATGGGGATGGTGGTGTGA